Proteins encoded together in one bacterium window:
- a CDS encoding flavodoxin family protein, which yields MRIMAFLGSPRKGGNTSILLDEAMRGVQEGGHAVELFRLAQMNIHGCLNCGGCEETGACVIEGDEMPKIYAAIREADRIILASPIFFSGIPAQAKAMIDRCQALWCEKYLLKREIPAGPAGRKGLFLTVGGMKMVKHAECANSTVTAFFRTVSVPEHAFLPFRGVDAKGAIREHPTALQEAYEAGKALAAT from the coding sequence ATGCGCATCATGGCGTTCCTGGGCAGCCCGAGGAAGGGCGGCAACACGTCGATCCTGCTCGACGAGGCGATGCGCGGCGTGCAGGAGGGCGGCCACGCGGTGGAGCTCTTCAGGCTTGCGCAGATGAACATCCACGGCTGCCTCAACTGCGGCGGCTGCGAGGAGACCGGCGCCTGCGTCATCGAGGGCGACGAGATGCCGAAGATCTACGCCGCGATCCGGGAGGCCGACCGCATCATCCTCGCCAGTCCGATCTTCTTCTCCGGCATCCCCGCCCAAGCCAAGGCGATGATCGACCGCTGCCAGGCGCTCTGGTGCGAGAAGTACCTGCTCAAGCGCGAGATTCCCGCCGGCCCGGCAGGCCGCAAGGGGCTCTTCCTGACAGTCGGCGGCATGAAGATGGTCAAGCACGCCGAGTGCGCCAACTCCACCGTGACGGCCTTCTTCCGCACCGTGAGCGTCCCCGAGCACGCCTTCCTCCCCTTCCGCGGCGTGGATGCCAAGGGCGCGATCCGCGAGCACCCGACCGCCCTCCAGGAGGCCTACGAGGCCGGCAAGGCGCTCGCCGCGACTTGA
- a CDS encoding 4Fe-4S dicluster domain-containing protein has translation MPAGALKLSSAQSLAQEVARRSGQNLLACYQCRRCAAGCPVGKESGVTPDRLIRMLLLGDEQGALDNLLVWKCLACYTCGTRCPNDIQTARITEVLKQISKAQHREPLLPRVAAFHGAFVKAAGQAGRFNELVGMGMYEAQVAAGELKRTGLKGVIAELKGQAKLGQAMMKKKRMHVKYETVKNKGEIKALYRKAGR, from the coding sequence ATGCCAGCTGGAGCATTGAAGCTCAGTTCCGCTCAGTCCCTCGCGCAGGAAGTCGCCCGCCGCTCGGGCCAGAATCTTCTCGCCTGCTATCAGTGCCGTCGGTGCGCCGCCGGCTGTCCGGTCGGGAAGGAGAGCGGCGTCACGCCGGACCGCCTGATCCGGATGCTCCTGCTCGGCGACGAGCAGGGGGCGCTGGACAACCTGCTGGTCTGGAAGTGCCTCGCCTGCTACACCTGCGGCACGCGCTGCCCGAACGACATCCAGACCGCGCGGATCACCGAGGTCCTCAAGCAGATCTCGAAGGCGCAGCACCGCGAGCCGCTGCTGCCGCGGGTTGCCGCCTTCCACGGCGCCTTCGTCAAGGCGGCGGGGCAGGCGGGGCGCTTCAACGAGCTGGTCGGCATGGGGATGTACGAGGCGCAGGTCGCCGCCGGCGAGCTGAAACGAACCGGCCTCAAGGGCGTCATAGCGGAACTGAAAGGCCAGGCGAAACTGGGCCAGGCGATGATGAAGAAGAAGCGGATGCACGTGAAGTACGAGACGGTGAAGAACAAGGGCGAGATCAAGGCCCTCTATCGGAAAGCGGGGCGGTGA
- a CDS encoding CoB--CoM heterodisulfide reductase iron-sulfur subunit B family protein, with translation MAAPVKAEIAYFPGCSLHASSELYDRQCKTVLAKLDVALREIADWNCCGATSAAKVDDFLAIALPARNLGIADATGLAEMMIPCSSCYSRTLVAQRRLAADPALAAEVNAEIGQKVTGRIKVSSILEVLLPKVASRELQRKVTKPLAGLKPAAYYGCLLTRFPSAVPVPDDVENPQGMEVVCAALGAEPVEWGYKTDCCGASAAINDADQALLLMSRIIKDAVARGANCFVTTCPMCQLNLDAYQGQVREKHGIRERLPVYLITELVGLALGMGASELQIDRHLEEAVDLLKKLRLA, from the coding sequence ATGGCTGCGCCGGTGAAGGCCGAGATCGCCTACTTCCCGGGCTGCTCGCTGCACGCCTCCTCCGAGCTCTACGACCGCCAGTGCAAGACGGTCCTCGCGAAGCTGGACGTCGCGCTGCGCGAGATCGCGGACTGGAACTGCTGCGGGGCGACGTCGGCCGCCAAGGTCGACGACTTCCTCGCCATCGCCCTGCCGGCCCGCAACCTCGGCATCGCCGACGCCACCGGCCTGGCGGAGATGATGATCCCCTGCTCCTCGTGCTACAGCCGGACACTGGTCGCGCAGCGGCGCCTTGCCGCCGACCCGGCGCTGGCCGCCGAGGTCAACGCCGAGATCGGGCAGAAGGTCACCGGCAGGATCAAGGTCTCGAGCATCCTCGAGGTGCTGCTGCCGAAGGTCGCCTCGCGCGAGCTGCAGCGCAAGGTCACGAAGCCGCTCGCCGGCCTCAAGCCGGCCGCCTACTACGGCTGCCTCCTGACCCGTTTCCCGAGCGCCGTCCCGGTCCCGGACGACGTCGAGAACCCCCAGGGCATGGAGGTCGTCTGCGCGGCGCTCGGCGCCGAGCCGGTGGAGTGGGGATACAAGACCGACTGCTGCGGGGCGTCGGCGGCGATCAACGACGCCGACCAGGCGCTGCTGCTGATGTCGCGGATCATCAAGGACGCGGTCGCCCGCGGCGCCAACTGTTTCGTCACGACCTGCCCGATGTGCCAGCTCAACCTCGACGCCTACCAGGGGCAGGTCCGGGAGAAGCACGGCATCCGCGAGCGGCTGCCCGTCTACCTGATCACGGAACTGGTCGGGCTCGCCCTCGGCATGGGCGCGAGCGAGCTGCAGATCGACCGGCATCTCGAGGAGGCCGTTGACCTCCTGAAGAAACTGAGGTTGGCATGA